Genomic segment of Streptococcus pneumoniae:
TAGCGGGATGATGAATAAAGTCTTGAGAATGTGACACAATAGAAGAGATACAATCCAATAAGTGATGTTTAACCTGCTTCAATTTCATAAGAATCACCTCTTTTTCTTTTAGTGTAGCACAAAAAAAGAACCTACTACTCAAATTTCGAGTAATAGATTCTTTAACTTAATGACATTGACTTGGCTTCTACTTTTGCACTCTTAATAATACGGGCAAGCGTTGCGAAAATGATTGCGACATATAAAAATTTATGATAAATGTTGAAAACTATATCATCATGAAAAAGCTTGATATGACTGAGTTTTCGAATTATCTAAATCTATACATAATATAAATTGTAATAAATACGGTCTCAAATAATGATCAAGAATGGTTCTCAGAACCATTCTTTTTTATCCTCTAAAAAACACTTGCAGTGACAACTACAAGCGTTCAAAAATGATTTAGTTTCTAAAGGCATCCAGCATGACTTGGAATTCTTCATTTGACAGGGTAATGCCTTTGCCCATCTTGGTATGGTCAGGACTCCACGTACGAATATCGTACTTAGCAGCAGCACCATTAAAGCTTACGCGATTTAACTCCTTGGTCCAGCCTTTTTCATTTTCTGATAAAACGAGGAGATGTTCCTCAATTTCGAATTTAAAATCTGCCATTTTATTCTCCTTTTCATTTTCTTTCCTGATTTATTCGTAAACATTTTACATTTCCAATCAGTTTTTATATAATATATTGTAACAAGTTATGGAGAATTTAGCTATGAAAAAATTTCTCAAGATGATTTTACACAGGGCACATGAGTTTGTCAGCGATCAAGAACCGATAAAAGAAAGCTCCATTGAGCAAACGGATATTTTGCGTGTCATTCGGATCGCTCTGCAAAGAAAATCAGGTATTCATGTCATTTTTTCTGATAAGAGTTTTACGGGAGATATTGTCAAGTACGATGAAGAGCGCCAGCAATTGATTGTCAAGAATTTCAAAAAAAATATTTCAACCATTATTCGAATTGCAGATATTAAGCGAATTCGCTTGGTGCCAGATACGATTAGCCAAGCACAGAAAAGAGCCGATTCTTAGAACGGCTCTTTTTTGTTTGATTAAGCACGAATGGTTTGGCTAGTGCCATCTTCCTTGTAGAGATTGATAAGCCCCTCTTTTCGACTTCGCACCATATCTCCAGGGCAAACTGCAGTCGGCATAGCGATGGTTAAAAGCTCCATTGGATTGGGCGCACGGTCAATCTTATTGCCCTTAGCGTCATGCAAATCCGTAATAACAGCATCAAAATGGCGGAAACCTGGACCATAAAACTCAACTTGATCTCCTTCGTTGATGACATTTCTTTGGCGAATGGTTGCTACTTGCTTGTCCGCATCGTAAGATACCACTTCTGCGACAAACTTGTATTCTGGAATTTTCCGGCGAGCGCCAAACAACTGCTCATTTTCAGATGGAATTCCATAGTAAAATCCTGTTGCCAATTCACGCTGGGCAACTTTCCACATCTCATCCACCAAGTCTTGCTTGATAGACTCAAATTTTTCTGGACTCTCTAAGTAAGCATCCACAGCTGCCTTGTAACAATTTGAGACGGTAGAAACATAGTGAATGGACTTCATCCGTCCTTCAATTTTTAAGCTATCAACTCCATTTTCAATCATATCTGGAATATGGTCAATCATACTCATATCAACCGCACTCATGGAAAATTCTTCTGGAATTTCACCTTTTAGGCTCTTACGTTCTTGTCCAAAGGGCATATCGTATAAATCGTATTTCCAGCGGCAAGACTGAGAGCAACCGCCACGGTTGGCATCACGCAAGCTCATGTGGTTGGATAAGGTACAGCGTCCTGAATAGGAAATGCACATCGCTCCGTGAACAAAGGCTTCAATTTCCACATCAGTATTGCGACGAATTTCAGCTAATTCTTCCATGGAAACTTCACGCGCCAAGACAACACGGGTCAAGCCCAACTCTTTCCAAAATTCCAAGGTTTCATAGTTGGTTGCACTAGCCTGTGTTGATAAATGGACTTCAAGCTCTGGGGCTTCAGTACAAGCAATCGCAATCAAGGCAGGGTCTGATACAATCACTGCTGCAATCCCAATATCTCTCAATTTTCGGAACCACTCACCAGCTCCAACTTCATTGCCCTCATGGGTGACCATGTTGGCTGCGACATAGACCTTAGCTCCATGTTCGCGTGCGAACTGGATTCCCTCTTCCATCTCTTCAAAGGTGAAATTTCCCGCGCGGCTCCGCAATCCATAGGCTTGTCCACCAATATAAACTGCATCCGCTCCATAACGAATGGCGACTTTTAACTTCTCTAAAGTACCAGCAGGTGCTAAGACCTCTGGACGTTTCAATGTTTTTGTCATCATATCCTCCTATTTGCAATATAAAAGTTTGATGTTTCCCTTTCATTGTATAGTAAAAATTGGTCAAAATCAAGATAAAGTCAAGTGTTTTCACAATTCTAATTTTCAGATTATTTCACTTTACGAAAAAAATCGGCTATCTGCCGATTTTTAACTTTATTGAACCTTGTCTGGGGCAAATTCGTAAAAGCCTGTATCAAGGAAACGATTTTTAGGATGTAATTGATGGATTTTTTCATCAAACAAAAAGGATTGGTTAGCTGTAAATTCACCTTTTTCTAACAAGTTTCTAGCTTCGACAAAAAGAGCGGCAATGGCTACGAAATTCTCCCCTGGTGTGTAGAGACCTTCTAATTTCCAATGGGTGAAGCCATGTTCGACCAATTCATCGAGCTTTGTCATCATATCAAGATCATTGTTAGCAAAAATGTGCGTGCCATGATTGTCCTCAAAAATCGAATAGTGACTCTCTGGATCTCCCGGCTCTGCTAAAAACAAATCTCTCTCACGGCTCTTTTCATCGTCAATCTTTGTAAAATTGTAGTAATTTTGCAATAGAGGCCGCTTAGAATGATGAATGACACTAGCTCCATAAACAAGGATTTCAGCAGGAATTTCTAAAATCTCTTCCATTTGAAAAAGCTCAGCCGAAGGGATTTCACGCGCTAAAACAGCTTCACTAGCTCCTGCCTTTTCTCCCCAAAAGTTAATCTGACGGCTGCTAGCCACCATCGTTGACGCATCATAAATCGTTTTAAACGAATAACCATCTCGCTTCAACACATAAAAAACACCCGCATCGCCCACTGTAATGTAGTCTGTTTGAATTTCTTCTAAGAAATCAAGAAAGGGCTTGATACGGTTCATCATATCTTGGTGCATGAGGGCATTGACAGCCACTGTCAACTCCTTACCCGCTCCGTGAACGACCTCTGCAATCTCTCTTAACTCCTCATAAGAGAAGGTATGTGGCAACCGAAGGCCAAAATCCTTTTCCCCCACATAAATGCGGTCCACACCTAATTCTACCAATGCTTTTGCTTGTGCAAGGCTCTCAGCCGTTGCTGTAATGATAATTTTTTCCATACTTAAAAGTATAGCACTTTTCGATTCCTCTTTCCAACTTTTTTTGAAAAAGAGACTTATTTCTTTTGTAACATTTTTGTAACATACTTTATCTCCAAAACATGGTAAAATAGTAAAGTATCGTAAGGAGAGAGTATGAACGCTAGAAGATTTCAGTCCCAAGAAGCGGACTACCAGTACGAGTATGATGAGATAAAACAAGAACAAACCTCCCTCTATGAAGAGTATTCCCCAGAAGCAGAACTAAGTCCAGATTTAAAAGAATTACTATTTTTTGTAAACATCGCTGTTTTTTGTGTATTAACAGCTCTCTTTAGTTTTCTCTTTTTATCATTGAAGTTCAATGCTTTTCTGGCTTTTGCTTGTGCCATGGGAGCGAGTTTAGGCTTGTTAAAAACCTACCAAACGATCCAAGAACACTATAAAAAACAGGAGGAGTAGCCACAACTACTCCTCTTATTTCTATTTACCAAGCATAATTGGGTTCTTCACAAACCACCATAGCTTCTAGTAATTCCTCTGGAGTAATTTTTTGCAGTCCTCCATAGATCGGATCCTGCACACTTTCCAAAGGATCAACATAGTAAATCGCAGCAATGTCCTTGCCATCAGCTGTTAGTTCATAGCCTGTTCCAATGACATTGTGTTCCCCCTTATGGCCAGGGTAAACTTTAGCAATTTCCATGGTATAGTACATAGGATAACCATCATCAATATTTTTCTTGAGACGTTCTTTAAAAAGACGCATGTCGTCTGAGCTGCTATCGCTTGAACTCACCTTAGCAAGACGATAGCCTGCCTGACCTTCTTTGGGAATTTCATAGCCAAATAAATGCTTGTTCAATATCTGAACAGCATTTTTATTATGCGTTCCAAAGGAATCATCGGTCTCCATCTCTTCTGCCAGCTGCTCTTGCGATACTTGAATCCCTTGACTCTCTAATATCATACTCACAGTCGTTGGAGCACAGGTGTACCATTTTCGTTGCACCTGCATGGGCACTTCCAAGCACCGTTTGAGAGAAGTCAGCTGACTTGTCGCTTCTTGTGATGTCTCTTTCATAGAAGAGCTGGGCTGACTTGCTTCTTTCTCGCTTGTTTCTACAAGCGATGAAACAGTAACATTCATCGTCTCCTTCTCACTACTTTTTTTGATGATTTCAGAGGACGAAGATAAGGATTTTTCTTGATTTTTTTGACTACAAGCACTCAAGACAAAGCTTGTCAAAATAATCATTCCTAGTGTTTTTATCTTCATAAATCACCTCTTTTTATAAAGCGTTTACATTTGTTGTAAGAATAATAAGGCTCTCGCCTTATTATTCTTCGTCTAAATCAATTTCGATGACAATCTCTTCATCCGCTGCATCATCAACTACATCAACGGTTTCTTCCTTAACAGTGGATACAATGTCTTGATCATTGAGTTTACCTTTGATTTCTTCAAACTTATCTTGTGAGAAATCAATAACCTGTTTGGTTGTTTCTTTGACAGATTCCAAGATTGTTTCTCCTGTAATCTCCCCATTTTCAACCTTTTCTTTAGTTTCAGAGATTGTACTTGCTGCTTGGTTTGAAAATTCTGTCCATGTATCGACGGCTTGTACCTTAAAATCTTCTGGATTTTCCTTAACATCATTGACAAAATCTACGACTTTAGCGGTTACTTCTTTTCCTTTTTTACTGGTCAAAAAAGCTGCCGCTGCTGCTCCTGAAATCGTCCCTAAAAGGATAGAGGATAATTTTCCCATATGCTCAACCTACTTTCTTATTTTTTCTTTTTAAAAACTTTGGAAGCCATGCGAAAGGCGGATAATCCTGCACTTGCTTTCAAACTATTTTTCCCGGCTACGGTAGCTTTCTGACTCAAATGACGGGCAGAAGTGTTCAATTCTGATACTGACTCAGAAAGGTCTGCTACTGCGGTAAAGAGAGGATCAATGGTTGCCACCTTGCCGTTAATATCATCTGCCAAGACATTAACCTTAGCT
This window contains:
- a CDS encoding YdbC family protein, with amino-acid sequence MADFKFEIEEHLLVLSENEKGWTKELNRVSFNGAAAKYDIRTWSPDHTKMGKGITLSNEEFQVMLDAFRN
- a CDS encoding U32 family peptidase, whose protein sequence is MTKTLKRPEVLAPAGTLEKLKVAIRYGADAVYIGGQAYGLRSRAGNFTFEEMEEGIQFAREHGAKVYVAANMVTHEGNEVGAGEWFRKLRDIGIAAVIVSDPALIAIACTEAPELEVHLSTQASATNYETLEFWKELGLTRVVLAREVSMEELAEIRRNTDVEIEAFVHGAMCISYSGRCTLSNHMSLRDANRGGCSQSCRWKYDLYDMPFGQERKSLKGEIPEEFSMSAVDMSMIDHIPDMIENGVDSLKIEGRMKSIHYVSTVSNCYKAAVDAYLESPEKFESIKQDLVDEMWKVAQRELATGFYYGIPSENEQLFGARRKIPEYKFVAEVVSYDADKQVATIRQRNVINEGDQVEFYGPGFRHFDAVITDLHDAKGNKIDRAPNPMELLTIAMPTAVCPGDMVRSRKEGLINLYKEDGTSQTIRA
- a CDS encoding peptidase U32 family protein, with the translated sequence MEKIIITATAESLAQAKALVELGVDRIYVGEKDFGLRLPHTFSYEELREIAEVVHGAGKELTVAVNALMHQDMMNRIKPFLDFLEEIQTDYITVGDAGVFYVLKRDGYSFKTIYDASTMVASSRQINFWGEKAGASEAVLAREIPSAELFQMEEILEIPAEILVYGASVIHHSKRPLLQNYYNFTKIDDEKSRERDLFLAEPGDPESHYSIFEDNHGTHIFANNDLDMMTKLDELVEHGFTHWKLEGLYTPGENFVAIAALFVEARNLLEKGEFTANQSFLFDEKIHQLHPKNRFLDTGFYEFAPDKVQ
- a CDS encoding DUF3270 family protein; amino-acid sequence: MNARRFQSQEADYQYEYDEIKQEQTSLYEEYSPEAELSPDLKELLFFVNIAVFCVLTALFSFLFLSLKFNAFLAFACAMGASLGLLKTYQTIQEHYKKQEE
- a CDS encoding C39 family peptidase — translated: MKIKTLGMIILTSFVLSACSQKNQEKSLSSSSEIIKKSSEKETMNVTVSSLVETSEKEASQPSSSMKETSQEATSQLTSLKRCLEVPMQVQRKWYTCAPTTVSMILESQGIQVSQEQLAEEMETDDSFGTHNKNAVQILNKHLFGYEIPKEGQAGYRLAKVSSSDSSSDDMRLFKERLKKNIDDGYPMYYTMEIAKVYPGHKGEHNVIGTGYELTADGKDIAAIYYVDPLESVQDPIYGGLQKITPEELLEAMVVCEEPNYAW
- a CDS encoding YtxH domain-containing protein; amino-acid sequence: MGKLSSILLGTISGAAAAAFLTSKKGKEVTAKVVDFVNDVKENPEDFKVQAVDTWTEFSNQAASTISETKEKVENGEITGETILESVKETTKQVIDFSQDKFEEIKGKLNDQDIVSTVKEETVDVVDDAADEEIVIEIDLDEE
- a CDS encoding DUF948 domain-containing protein, with the translated sequence MLEIAYSLVAVALVALIIYVILLVKKIGHVVEEAEKTVQVLTSDVNVTLYQTNELLAKVNVLADDINGKVATIDPLFTAVADLSESVSELNTSARHLSQKATVAGKNSLKASAGLSAFRMASKVFKKKK